Sequence from the Cydia splendana chromosome 10, ilCydSple1.2, whole genome shotgun sequence genome:
TTTTCAGCCCTCTGCAAAGAAATTTCTATGCAGCCCCCTGCAGACCCCCGTCGGTTaatctgcagctgactgtaagTAAGTTGTGGAAGGTTCGAAGGAAGCTCATTGATTGGCTCATTGACTGCCTTTGTGCTACCAGTCGGACCACATGAACTTTTTTTGCGACTGGACAAAGGCAGTTGGACCACGTGGCCAGAGCGGCGAATATGAACTGTGGTGAGATTGCATTTGTCTCTTAAACTGTTATCACGGTCTTTGTCAAATGGATAAATTCTGATTGTGACTGCAGAAGGAACGGACGATGGCATAGTCAATTTccatgataaaataagtgacGGGTATGGATATTTTAATCGCAACAGCAATGCGTGATTAAAGGAAAATTACAATGTCAGCCGTTTCCTGCATATTCAAAATTCACTTCTTAATGACCATCAAGcaaatacctacatacctattcTCTATCAAGTTACACGATACCTGCTGTttctgtattaaaataaaataattacggTATCTTGGAATATCATCAGTACCATCACACTTTCTCTAATCGCAATCGTACTTGCGTCGAGTCGATCCGGCCCGATCCttcaaggatgactcacgttagactgggccgtgtccgggccggagcttccggcgctgacttttttatgacatgacaggtgaacacgtgatgctttccatagaaaacgatgcaccgGAAACTCCgtcccggacacggcccggtctaatgtgagtcatccttaaggccCGCAGCGAACATGTATGAATGTTTGCCATCCCCCCTCCCCGTGTTACCTCAAGCAATATCAGGTGGTTTATGATCCCGGCGGATTACACCGCGTTTATGCTGATGCAAGCACATTTAATTACCGAAGCTTTACGAGCGAGAGATCTTTATTAAGCTTTCAGCACTAGTGCAGTAAACAGTCCATTGTGTCGAAATTGCCAAAAGATCAATAAATACATTTGAGTGGTTTTTGAGACTTTATTCTTTCATCAAATATCTAAACGCTTACGTCGCCGTGGCAAGAGTGAGAGAGATAGTCATGATCTACATGAACAACACAGACAAACTACACTGAAACAAGTGTCTTCTTTAAAAGACTCTGAAACATAGTTTGAACTTGAATATGGACTTTTGGGGAACCATTAATTACATCATAATACAcatcacacatttttttttacataatttatataagcataactaaataatataattatgttagcGGACAGGCCAGATGGTCTTTTGGAAAGACATTGGATCAGGGATCGGATACCGATATTTTTTTGCTTGGGAACGAAACCGGTATTTTTTCAttcttttttaattacttcgtttcgaattgggcaatctaataatacgaagtcgttacctaaaaacACGACTGAGTTCTACATttggagtataaaataattcgaaatatatggttatttcgaagtttttggaaaaaccggttccggtccctgCATTGGATGTCTGCACTAAATAAACCCCCAAGCTAGGATATTGATGTTTTAAATTACATAATACAGTGTCAACATATGTTTAGTCTGTGtcgtataaataaattatttatttatatatgcgATCGACGGGGTAAATAACGCTTGTAAATGTCCTCCCAGAATTTAAGATGGTCGTCTTCAGGATTGGCGCAGAGCTGCAATTGTTCGCCAACGTCCAAGTAGTTTTGCTTTTCCAAAGTAAATGGTGTCCACTGCACTCCTAGGCTGTTATCCGGGGTTgggtttctgaaaaaaaaaatacgtttttatCAACTTACAGGCCTTTATAGGAGTTTTTTACCTAGTAAGTAATAATATTAAGAgctattttttgaagtgaaaacttctttagcggcgctgtgcactttttgtaatggggaaaaaatgttaaactcgtgacaggtgtcacgtgaccgtaccTACCGTGACTACCctggggatgccagctagtggctattttggcccatctgtcatcatgcatccggcagacatgtccaacccagtcccactttagcctggCGGTATTCAGATTTAGAGCTATTAGGctattacataataaaaaatattcaaggTTTTCAGAACCTCTTAATTTCTTAATAactaattaagtacctactaagtGATGAGTACTAAAACTTACCCAAATTTAGCAAAGTTAGTCCACAATTTAGTAACATTATCTATCATTTGGAACGTCTTCGAGCCCGGCTCCGTTCTCTTTATCCGGCCCTTACAAGGGAACAGGTAGGCCAGGTCGTCCACGTGACACGTCGTCTTCTTGTCCCCCACTACCTTCCAATACCCAAACATGTTCGCCATTATGTTCCGCTCCGACTTGCAAGTAAATCGGTAAAAGTATAACTTGTTCGAACTAGAGCCAGCGGTAATTTTCTGCCATTGAATAATGTCGTAAACCATCGCTGCCATAGAAAACATTCTTACCAGGTCATTTATAACTTCAAAAGTCATTTTCTTGTCCTGGAAATAAAACTGTTTGATTTTCCGTCCGACTTCAAATTGGTCTACAAGTGTACAGTGCCAGGTTATTGGTCTAGGGACGTATTCTTCTAAAAATTGGTTGAATCTTGGCATTAGTACGGTAAAGTCGTTTCTACAGGTCATAATAGCAGTCATTATGCCTTCATCCTCCACATAGCCATTCATTACTTCGACTCCCTCGTGTATCCCGCTTCGGACACCATCATATGAATTCCCACTCCAATACCTTTCGATATTGTCAAAATTCTTCTCGCTTACGACTGCGAAATATATTTCAGAAGAATTCTTAGCTTTGATCGCCATCGTTGTTGGTATTTGTAGATTGATCAGGGAATCAACTGGTTGGACTTTGAAGAATTCATACAATACATTGTTGTCAGACGAATGGCAACCCAACTGTTTTGCTAAAGCTAAAACTACTTCCCGAGGTTCAAATGGCATCGACCAAAAGCAAGTGCATGCTCCACTCTGCATGATCGCTCTGCGGAATAGCCCTTTAGTCATTGGCGACATTAAATGAAAAGACACACAAACGCCACCAGCGCTGTTTCCAAATATTGTGATATTTTCTGGATCTCCTCCAAAAGAGCCAATGTTTTTCGTAACCCATCTCATGGCTTGTACTTGGTCTTTCATTCCAGCGTTTCCAGGCGCGTCTTCGGAATCCAAACCAAGGAAACCTAAGACTTCAAGTCTGTAGTTTATGGTGATTAAGATAACATCATGTCTGATCAGGAATTCTGGTCCGTACATGTCATCGTTACTGCCTCCGATGGCAAAACTGCCTCCATGGATATAAAACATGACTGGCAGAGGCTTTTCCGGCTTAAGATTTGGCGTGTAAATGTTGAGATACAGACAGTCCTCGCTTCCCCAGGGGGTTTTTGTTATAGGATTCATTTGGTAGCAGATTGGACCAAAATCTTTCGCGCTTCGAACGCCTGTCCATGGTTTTGGTGGTTGTGGCGCCTGCAGAAAAATACAAAGTTTacagaatattaaaaaaaaagtttatttaacaaaatacaaCTATGAACAAATGGCGGATTTATTCCCAAAAtaaaattctaaattaaatataagtacGCCTATTCACAATTTTGTCGATTGCCCGTAAGAGATTAAAAATTTTTCATTACCTACCCGTCCCTGTactaaatacatacataatccACAAAATCATCTTTATTGAGCAATAATTAGGCATAAATAATGATgacaattataattatacaatgcaTTCATTATCGcatcgtacagtcacctgcaataatattattatgttgaaataatatgttatgttattcttcgaaggccgcaaaaatatgtgacccgctcttatggctctacaaataagatcgtgtcagatatttttgcggccttcgatgttcaacatattattgcaggtgactgtacgtactTACAGCTAAATTACATGGACACATTATGAATGGCATACATTCATAATGTGGCCATGCAATTTAGCAGctgagtgtaggtacctatttacataaataatgaaTGAGGCCTATTTGCTGTATAATCATAGCTTTGCCATTGACAGAGCGTTAGCGAATTAGCGAAgatctccgtttcagcttaggcaaaaatGATTTCGTATGTCCAGAtgttcttaaccgattctcgtgaaattttgtaatcTAGTTCAATagttacataaaaaaatgtcctgTCCTTTTGTTATGTCCTGTCTCTGCAAAATGTCACAAGATCGATAAGAGTGAAAGAAGAGGGAAGAGGCCTATATCCAAAATTGGATCACCAAAAGGAcaccatgatgatgatgatttactTGCTGCTGTGGCgcagcgacccgaagtggatcttggcctccgacaccaataaccgccatgctactctgtccaaagccgtttctgtccagtcaGCGGCGCCGAGTTAGCTAAGGTCTTTCTGCCcttcgtctctccagcggtaTGATGAGTTGATGACCCTTACCTTAAATCTCAAGTCTCCTAGTGGCGGCTCAGCATACGGGATTCCCTTGAAACTATAAAAAGTGCCGCCATATTCGTTTTTCTCATGGGTACCTTCTAACACGCCTTCACTTACACTAACTTTAACCATTTTATATTCGAAACCTGAATTAGAtttcaaaatttatatataACTAAGAATCGATTATTAGTTATTAgtctattttatttcttaaaactTTTGAGCatatatttaaacatatttatatcGGACTTTAAactttgtacacatatttaattacacaaacgggtctaccgcgatataatttcattgtttttaccttaaattccgaacTTTCAGCTCGTTCGTTCGTTCGGTTTCGTTTAAATTTCGGCGTttgagtctttccgtgaccacagctggtgcaactgaaacgtcggaattcaaggtaaaaaacaattaaattatatagcGGTAGACCGTTTGTgtaatgaaatatttatatCGGGTCTATCTCGAagcgaatttattttgttacctttATTTCTGACGTTTCAACGCAGGTTACAGGTTGTGGTCGCGGATAACTGATATGAgcctgatgtcccagcaaattGTCAAACTAGAGATTTTTGTAACCGAACGAAGTCtatgaaaataaatttaacaaaataaattcgcgatagaccctatataaatatgttttaatattttattgcttgttttaaatattatcGAAATAATTTCATAAAACGCGGTTAAACCAGCAACGGTCAAAGTTAAAGTGATACAGCTACGGAAACTTAATATATGCATATTGAATGATAATATTTGCATTGAATACCTTCGTCCTGATTACATTAACATATATCATTGTTCA
This genomic interval carries:
- the LOC134794441 gene encoding juvenile hormone esterase-like — protein: MVKVSVSEGVLEGTHEKNEYGGTFYSFKGIPYAEPPLGDLRFKAPQPPKPWTGVRSAKDFGPICYQMNPITKTPWGSEDCLYLNIYTPNLKPEKPLPVMFYIHGGSFAIGGSNDDMYGPEFLIRHDVILITINYRLEVLGFLGLDSEDAPGNAGMKDQVQAMRWVTKNIGSFGGDPENITIFGNSAGGVCVSFHLMSPMTKGLFRRAIMQSGACTCFWSMPFEPREVVLALAKQLGCHSSDNNVLYEFFKVQPVDSLINLQIPTTMAIKAKNSSEIYFAVVSEKNFDNIERYWSGNSYDGVRSGIHEGVEVMNGYVEDEGIMTAIMTCRNDFTVLMPRFNQFLEEYVPRPITWHCTLVDQFEVGRKIKQFYFQDKKMTFEVINDLVRMFSMAAMVYDIIQWQKITAGSSSNKLYFYRFTCKSERNIMANMFGYWKVVGDKKTTCHVDDLAYLFPCKGRIKRTEPGSKTFQMIDNVTKLWTNFAKFGNPTPDNSLGVQWTPFTLEKQNYLDVGEQLQLCANPEDDHLKFWEDIYKRYLPRRSHI